In one window of Thermodesulfobacteriota bacterium DNA:
- a CDS encoding glycosyltransferase family 4 protein, with the protein MIHLLICPHRLDYGGSQLGIHHWAKHLDRSRFMVSVLAMGKGGLSEKFEASYPVFYDGPDYPNIEDYIRRLRPDIVHCAPGGGSDHEYIRKSARLTTVTQTVMCPRQAGNFDDVAGSVVLSGFVLSLQKRKENIIRIDLPFDAGEYDARYGRAHFGLPEGKLLICSIGNARKENTHFMRIARRYENPDAHFVIRSERSYNYFFGRKRVTVLRSRLTEDEKMSLMRLSDVFLYPTSNESYGMVFLEAMANNLPIITYDDAANREVVGEGGLLARLNDIQGMAALLDRLVKDKSLREGLGKKGHELLMKRNDPGAIARKYEEFFLNALQSGSA; encoded by the coding sequence ATGATACACCTTCTGATATGCCCTCACAGGCTCGACTACGGGGGCTCGCAGCTCGGGATACACCACTGGGCAAAGCACCTGGACAGGTCCCGGTTCATGGTGAGCGTCCTTGCCATGGGGAAGGGGGGGTTGAGCGAAAAGTTCGAGGCCAGTTACCCGGTCTTCTATGACGGCCCCGATTATCCGAATATAGAAGACTACATACGGCGGCTAAGGCCCGACATCGTTCACTGCGCCCCGGGCGGCGGAAGCGACCACGAATACATAAGGAAGTCCGCTCGCCTTACGACTGTAACACAGACGGTCATGTGCCCGAGGCAGGCCGGAAACTTCGACGACGTGGCAGGTTCGGTCGTCCTCTCAGGCTTCGTCCTTTCGCTCCAGAAGAGGAAGGAGAACATAATACGGATAGACCTGCCTTTTGACGCAGGAGAATACGACGCCCGCTACGGGAGGGCCCATTTCGGCCTCCCCGAAGGGAAGCTCTTGATTTGCTCAATCGGGAACGCCAGGAAAGAGAACACACATTTCATGCGGATAGCGAGGCGCTATGAAAACCCGGACGCGCATTTCGTCATAAGGTCTGAAAGGTCCTATAACTATTTTTTCGGGAGAAAGAGGGTTACGGTGCTAAGAAGTAGGCTTACCGAGGACGAAAAAATGAGCCTCATGCGCCTTTCCGACGTCTTCCTTTATCCCACATCCAATGAATCCTACGGCATGGTCTTCCTCGAGGCGATGGCGAATAATCTCCCCATAATCACCTATGACGACGCCGCGAACAGGGAGGTTGTGGGCGAAGGGGGGCTCCTGGCCCGCCTTAACGACATTCAGGGCATGGCCGCGCTCCTCGACAGGCTCGTAAAGGACAAGTCGCTCAGGGAGGGGCTCGGGAAAAAGGGGCATGAGCTCCTTATGAAACGGAACGACCCCGGGGCTATCGCACGGAAATACGAGGAGTTTTTCCTCAACGCCCTTCAGTCTGGAAGTGCGTAA
- a CDS encoding O-antigen ligase family protein, with product MPPFSTAGDGSREGNNLNTSGPSNSPTPALERAALASMGVYLFALNLPGVVTLREAGFFLALFLAAAHMWRKGRVEWPPMRLLLFIWPALALLTIIPGEDVSRSLSEIKKEIVYPVLAFWVFYAMTRSGRDFAYLGMWFLSGAALMVAAGIYFYYVLGLGFDSLEESGFAYGKRAYYGFFMASAAVVGLGLGLARGPGWVRAFALGLAPLCMLGIYFARLRAGYLAVIAAAAVFIIYGKILRYGLKVRLASIAVAALVLVSVVPMVSTTRDLNMDLSIEGWRGAIKELKVEERWIIWEGSFREIMKRPFQGLGFGNKEIFVPAFRLGHVYPHNLFLSYGVMAGAGGIIFLLLLFWRLFSLMHSAVSISRPGKEGFYIGVSGVGLLLAFLVLNMTEDIMTRHTGQTFWALSGMVLGSLKSSGTDERRPA from the coding sequence TTGCCTCCGTTCTCGACGGCAGGTGACGGAAGCCGAGAGGGAAACAACCTGAACACATCCGGACCTTCAAACTCGCCAACCCCGGCCCTTGAAAGGGCCGCGCTCGCCTCGATGGGAGTGTACCTCTTCGCGTTGAACCTTCCAGGCGTTGTCACCCTGAGGGAGGCCGGCTTCTTCCTCGCGCTTTTTCTGGCGGCCGCGCACATGTGGAGAAAGGGCAGGGTGGAATGGCCTCCCATGCGCCTTCTACTCTTCATCTGGCCCGCGCTCGCTCTCCTTACGATAATCCCCGGCGAGGACGTCTCCCGTTCCCTCTCGGAGATAAAGAAAGAGATAGTCTATCCTGTGCTGGCCTTCTGGGTCTTTTATGCAATGACGAGGAGCGGGCGGGACTTCGCGTATCTCGGCATGTGGTTTCTTTCAGGGGCCGCGCTCATGGTCGCGGCAGGCATCTATTTTTATTATGTCCTGGGCCTCGGCTTCGACTCACTGGAAGAGAGCGGGTTTGCCTACGGCAAGAGGGCCTATTACGGTTTCTTCATGGCCTCTGCCGCGGTGGTCGGGCTGGGACTCGGGCTTGCGAGAGGGCCGGGCTGGGTCCGGGCGTTCGCGCTTGGGCTTGCGCCGCTTTGCATGCTCGGCATCTACTTCGCGAGGCTAAGGGCCGGGTATCTCGCGGTCATAGCCGCTGCCGCGGTTTTCATCATATATGGGAAGATACTGCGGTACGGCCTCAAGGTGCGCCTGGCTTCGATTGCGGTCGCGGCGCTCGTCCTGGTCTCGGTTGTCCCGATGGTATCGACCACGCGCGACCTGAACATGGATTTGAGCATCGAAGGGTGGAGGGGCGCGATAAAGGAGCTCAAGGTCGAGGAGAGGTGGATAATCTGGGAGGGCTCTTTCCGTGAGATAATGAAGAGGCCTTTCCAGGGCCTCGGCTTCGGCAACAAGGAGATATTCGTCCCCGCGTTCAGGCTCGGCCATGTCTATCCGCATAACCTCTTTTTAAGCTACGGGGTAATGGCCGGGGCAGGCGGGATTATTTTCCTGCTGCTCCTTTTCTGGAGGCTCTTCAGCCTCATGCATTCGGCTGTTTCAATTTCCCGCCCGGGAAAGGAAGGGTTCTATATAGGCGTATCAGGCGTGGGGCTCCTCCTGGCCTTTCTGGTGCTCAACATGACGGAAGACATAATGACCCGGCATACGGGGCAGACCTTTTGGGCCCTGTCGGGCATGGTCCTCGGGAGCCTGAAAAGTTCCGGTACGGATGAACGGAGGCCAGCATGA
- the gmk gene encoding guanylate kinase yields the protein MSGIAFIVSAPSGSGKTTLCKMAADRFPDLRISVSYTTRKPRHGEVNGVDYWFVDEDTFAGMVERGEFLEYADVYGKRYGTSRKDLEDLLEKGVSVILEIDVQGAAKVRERLDGGVFVFVLPPSLKAAEERLIARGKDTTEEIRRRLGIAAGEIKRAVEYDYMIINDDLRRAFEEFSAVITAEKSRSSRMAGKLKELFGGLVG from the coding sequence ATGAGCGGCATAGCATTCATAGTCTCGGCGCCTTCGGGCTCGGGGAAGACCACGCTCTGCAAGATGGCTGCGGACAGGTTCCCGGATCTGAGGATTTCGGTATCCTACACGACCAGAAAGCCCAGGCACGGAGAGGTGAACGGGGTCGATTACTGGTTCGTGGACGAAGATACCTTCGCAGGGATGGTGGAAAGGGGAGAGTTCCTCGAGTACGCAGACGTTTACGGGAAGCGGTACGGCACGTCGAGAAAGGACCTCGAAGACCTCCTTGAGAAGGGCGTAAGCGTCATTCTCGAAATAGACGTGCAGGGCGCGGCAAAGGTAAGGGAAAGGCTCGACGGAGGGGTCTTCGTCTTCGTGCTCCCGCCGTCTTTAAAGGCAGCCGAGGAAAGGCTCATAGCCAGGGGCAAGGACACGACCGAAGAGATACGTCGGAGGCTCGGCATAGCCGCCGGAGAGATAAAGAGGGCCGTCGAGTACGATTATATGATAATAAACGACGACTTGAGGCGTGCCTTCGAGGAGTTTTCAGCCGTCATAACCGCCGAAAAATCCCGGTCGTCCCGGATGGCCGGTAAGCTCAAGGAGCTTTTCGGCGGCCTCGTCGGATAG
- the rfaE1 gene encoding D-glycero-beta-D-manno-heptose-7-phosphate kinase, whose product MKKYLSARRAQSIIEKFGRARVLVVGDLIMDHFIWGKVKRISPEAPVPVVEVTSESIMLGGAANVVNNIHSLGGRSLVTGVVGNDSDGKKLVASLKEKGIPADGIVTDRKRPTTIKTRIIAHHQQVVRFDREMRDRIDPEATDKVLKYIKKAARSADVVVVSDYAKGLVTQRLMDETNSLCRDMGKPVAIDPKVEHFDFYRGSSIVTPNNLEAGQGSGIEITDDESLHRAGQALFSRLGCQALLVTRGENGMSLFEPGRETHIPTVAQEVFDVSGAGDTVIGTLALALAAGASYREAAVLANFAAGVVVGKIGTATLTPVELLKAAQSNLRTGLPK is encoded by the coding sequence ATGAAAAAGTACCTGAGCGCCAGGCGGGCGCAGTCGATAATCGAGAAGTTCGGAAGGGCGCGGGTCCTCGTGGTCGGCGACCTCATAATGGACCATTTCATATGGGGCAAGGTGAAGAGGATATCGCCTGAGGCCCCGGTCCCGGTCGTCGAGGTCACCTCCGAGTCCATAATGCTCGGCGGGGCGGCAAACGTCGTGAACAACATCCACAGCCTCGGCGGCAGATCGCTCGTAACGGGAGTCGTTGGGAACGACTCCGACGGGAAGAAGCTCGTCGCCTCCCTTAAGGAGAAGGGCATCCCGGCAGACGGCATAGTAACCGACCGTAAGAGGCCTACCACCATAAAGACAAGGATAATCGCCCATCACCAGCAGGTCGTAAGGTTCGACCGCGAGATGCGTGACAGGATCGACCCTGAAGCGACCGACAAGGTGCTGAAATACATTAAAAAAGCCGCCAGGTCCGCTGACGTTGTGGTCGTATCGGACTATGCCAAGGGGCTTGTTACCCAGCGCCTGATGGATGAGACGAACTCGCTCTGCCGCGATATGGGGAAGCCCGTGGCAATCGACCCCAAGGTCGAGCATTTCGACTTCTACAGGGGCTCGTCCATAGTCACCCCCAATAACCTCGAAGCTGGGCAGGGCTCCGGCATCGAAATAACCGATGACGAGTCTCTCCACAGGGCCGGGCAGGCCCTTTTCAGCAGGCTCGGTTGCCAGGCGCTCCTCGTAACCAGGGGGGAGAACGGCATGAGCCTTTTTGAGCCGGGCAGGGAAACCCACATACCGACCGTCGCGCAGGAGGTCTTTGACGTAAGCGGCGCCGGAGACACGGTCATTGGGACGCTCGCGCTCGCGCTCGCCGCAGGGGCAAGTTACAGGGAGGCCGCCGTCCTCGCGAACTTCGCGGCCGGCGTGGTGGTCGGGAAGATCGGGACCGCCACCCTCACCCCCGTTGAGCTACTCAAGGCGGCTCAATCGAACCTGAGAACAGGGCTGCCGAAGTAG
- a CDS encoding YicC/YloC family endoribonuclease: MARSMTGWGKGDFNIGGDLYAIEVKALNHRFIDISMRAPERFSPFETKIRDEIKKRFARGSFSVHIIPVSAEAPPLRLNLQMAKLYLDAAAELKSAYDVRGEMDLASLLRQKDIFTFERRGSITDEDWEPLRAGLESALNQVEAWRAREGEALRTDLLSRADSLEGLLFTIEARIPKMLESYRERLKAEMEKVLAERIEESRILLEAAIFAEKTDTAEEATRLKSHIEMFRKLAASDGPIGKKLDFLCQELGREINTIGSKANDVKITQTVIDMKSEVEKIREQVQNVE, encoded by the coding sequence ATGGCAAGGTCAATGACAGGCTGGGGCAAAGGCGATTTCAATATCGGGGGAGACCTTTACGCCATAGAGGTAAAGGCCCTTAACCACAGGTTCATCGACATCTCGATGAGGGCGCCCGAGAGGTTCTCTCCGTTTGAGACGAAAATCCGCGACGAGATAAAGAAGAGGTTCGCCCGGGGCTCTTTCTCGGTCCACATAATCCCGGTCTCCGCGGAAGCGCCGCCATTGAGGCTCAACCTGCAGATGGCGAAGCTCTATCTGGACGCCGCAGCGGAGCTAAAGTCAGCTTACGATGTAAGGGGCGAGATGGACCTCGCCTCCCTCTTGAGGCAGAAGGACATCTTCACCTTCGAGAGGAGGGGCTCGATAACGGACGAGGACTGGGAACCGCTTCGCGCCGGGCTCGAAAGCGCCCTCAACCAGGTCGAGGCCTGGAGGGCGAGGGAAGGGGAGGCTCTGAGGACCGACCTCCTTTCAAGGGCCGATTCGCTCGAAGGGCTCCTCTTCACCATAGAGGCCCGGATTCCGAAGATGCTCGAATCATACAGGGAGAGGCTAAAGGCCGAGATGGAAAAGGTGCTGGCCGAGAGGATAGAGGAGTCGCGGATACTCCTGGAAGCCGCCATATTCGCTGAAAAGACCGACACCGCAGAGGAGGCGACGCGCCTTAAGAGCCATATCGAGATGTTCCGTAAGCTCGCGGCCTCCGATGGGCCCATCGGCAAGAAGCTCGATTTCCTGTGCCAGGAGCTGGGCAGGGAGATAAACACCATAGGCTCAAAGGCCAACGACGTGAAGATCACCCAGACCGTCATCGACATGAAGAGCGAGGTCGAGAAGATAAGGGAGCAGGTCCAGAACGTCGAATGA